In Chaetodon trifascialis isolate fChaTrf1 chromosome 8, fChaTrf1.hap1, whole genome shotgun sequence, the DNA window GGGCGAAGGCCATGGAGTGCAGGACCAGGCTGGAGGAGTACAAGCACAGAATGCAGGGGCTTGATTTGTGTGCTGTTCAAAGCGTCGTTCAAGAGGATTCAGAGACGGTCTCAAAAGCTGGTGCGAATACAGCCACTGCCACTGGGACTGCAGCCGTTTCAATCGAGGGCCCAAAGTGGCAACAATCTGATCCAGATGGGGATGTAAATATTAACAGGAAGTTCCTGCCCAGAGAAGACTTCAACCCTCCTCATGCTCTAGTTCCTCCCAGCCAGATAAAGGAGCGACGGCCCACAGGGCCCACCGAGCTGAGGGAGTGGTGGACACGCTGGTCTGAAGCCCAAAGCCCTCCATCACAGACTAAACAGAAGGTGATTCACCGCTCTGAGCTCACTATATATCTGGGCAGCACCAAGGTTTAGACCGATGTCAGAGTCTATGAATACCCTGAGTGGTCCTGATGTAACTTGTATTGAGTGCTTGTTTCCGATGCTTGTGTCCTCCATGTGTTTGGGATAGAGCAGCACTGTGGCGCACCAGTCTCCACAAGAGCAGACCTCTTTTGGTTTGTTCACTCAAGTGAGACCCTAGTGGTTAAATAGGCTCTATATCAGAAGTGCACAGGACTGAAAGCTTTCAattatttttaaagcttttaatgttTCCCCAGTGGAGCACTCAAATATGCATATGCACCTTTGTAACACCTGTAGCTTATTTCTTGTCCTCAGGTAAACAGACTATAGAGTGCGATTGTTATCACAGCAACTTAATGCTTTGAAGGTGTTTTATTTAGTATTGAGTCAGATTTGCAGCCTTTCTCTGAAATAAAGACGAttacaaaataatgattttcaTAAAACTTTAATTCAACTGTTGTTTCATTCAAGACCAAAAAGTACATAAGAACCTCTTTTATGTGGTTCAACTGAAACCCAGTGATCTCCAAAGTTGAAATTAATTTCGACTAACTTAATGTGCAGAGGCACGACAGCTCACCCACCATGTCTCCAGAACACAGTAACCGAGCCTGATtcttaatgcttttttttttagactgaACTTCTAACTTTACCTTTCTCCTTCTTGAAGTTAAATTTCTTTCATTATATCTGAAGTTTGAACTTTcactaagaaaaaaaagcacacattacatacagtatagtTCAACCCACAGGCTTGGGATGCATATCAGTTTTATTTCTACTAGAAAAGAAAGCCACCCTAAGATTGTTCTGAATATTTTGGCGGTTGGCTGGGAACAGAGGATACatctaattttcttttttttttttcatttcatttcgcTTGTAGTTTTAGGCACCTTAATCTTATTTAAGTCAATATTAGCAGATTGAAtttcaatggaaaaaaaagcaaaaatatgtgcaaggaaaaaacaaaacaaaaaaaacatagtaTAAAAGAACTGCAGATATAAGATGCCACGAGGAATTCTGCACCTGGGAAAGAAATGCTCAAGTGGAGCATGTGAATACCAAAAAGGTATCTAAAGGCTCCAGATGGGTAAAAGAAAATCCCATTAGATTAACTACTTTGACATTCACatacacctctctctctctctctctcgctcacacactcgCACCATGCTTTCACGTCAGCTCTTcaataaagcattttaaaacTGCTCAAAAAAAACGAGCAGAGAAGAATCCTCAGTTTAAGCTCGCACATATGAGAAATATGATCCTCCTTATGGAGGGAACTTTGCTTTGCTTTATGCGTCTTGTAGGAAAGCATACAGTAGTGGAAACTTTACAATGAAACCATTTTAAGTTTCCGTGGGTAAAGGAGCAAAaattatgaggaaaaaaaaacaaaacaaaacggaGCAGATGCTCAAAAGACATGCCTACAGTCACACTCAGTCATCCAGGCAAGACTACTGGACAGATTACAGGTGCAGAATTCCAGACAAAGCAGATCCAAAAGATAAGAGACAGACAGCCACACAGTCATCACTCTGATTTAGAGGGACACGACCCTCAGAAACAAATACCTCCATTACACACTTTAATGACTTCTAGGAtacatcacacacgcacacactcagatcCCATGTGCACTGCAGTGTGGAACTCTGTATCAAGTACATCTTACATGGGAGGCAGGGAACTGTGGAATGAGAAAAGTTCCCTCGCAGGTATCGATGGGGACAAAGATTACACATGCCgattactgtatgtgtgcgtatgtttTGTGTATGAGTTTGAGTACAAGCATGTGTTAAATCAAATTCCCTTATCCCCTGCTGTTGCCCTTTGGGACAGCATCCCACCAACACCAAACAGGGTGGGCTCTGTATTGCTCAGTCGATGACACCAGGCTGGCGGGTCTTGCGCTCCACGTTGAAGCCCTGTGAAGGAGAGGACAGACGTCATTAACACTGGAGCTTACATAAAACGCAAAAGGTATTCCAAAGGTAATTGACAGTTTCAGGAAGGAAAATCTAAAGCCTAGCCCGTTCCCATTATCAGAGAAAACCTCAAAACAAACCTATATGTAGCAGcattaatgctaatgtttgccAGATAACAGCTGCTGATCTCTCTTACaccaaacagtttttttttgtaggATGGCTATtttacactgacacacactctcattacCAACTTTGTATTTACAATATTAAATTAAGTTAAATTGGTGTTTGATGCTATGATTTCATTAGGATTACATATCAGGTCAAAGAACAGCAGTTATTTTCCTTGTACAGACAAAATGTGGCAATGACACAGGCTTGGTTGTACCTTTGAATTGTCGGGACCACGGGGCTGTCTTACTATGACCAGGCGAGGAGCACTGGCGTCGTCAAGAGTGATGCTCTTCAGTCGGTTCACCAGACGATCAGGACGCGGAGTCACCACTGGTTTAGGCCCCTCACTGTAACATTTAGGtacatgatgaaaataattggtCTCAATGCTACTTGAAAATGTTAGCAAACACACTTATTGTAAGTTGGAGTTTCATGGTTCCAAAATGTAAACCAGGGTCTGCACCATTCGTTACCTGACTCTGCGTACGTTGCAGGCACTACATTTTCCTGTGCGTTGATTGAGGACAACTGAGAACTCCACCTCATCCCCAGTCTGGAGCTCAAGGCCATCTTGTACTTCTTTTACATGAAAGAACAGCTTCTTGCTCTCACCAACTTCATATGTGATGAAGCCAAACTGGGGGGGGCGACAAAATAACTTCAGGATTCATTCACTCCAGCCTAACCTGTGCTGTAGTAGCCTCCAACACTGATGCAATGAGCGCTAATGAAATTAAAGACAAATAACTGATCACTACCTGGTCTTTGACACACTCCACCATGGCTCTGCGCTGAGGGACCACATTACAGGCCATCTTCTGTCCAGTTTGGCCAACTGTGCAAACCTGGAACTTCACAAGTTCACCTTTCTGCAGACAGTCTGCCTTGTTTGCCATACCCATGATTCCAAAGGGATAATTCTGCCCTTTAGTTCCACCTGAAACATCCACAAAGGGACGAGGGTCAACATCATCTCGATTCTTCCAAGGAAACAGTGCGTGTTAAACATAAGGTCTATCAAGAGCCATCATAACTTGACACAAACCTTCCTCTGTGACTTCAATAAGCCCTTGGTATTCTGTCTGGGAGGGGTCCACACTGCGTAAGGGACGGATGACTTTTCCCATCATCACTGTTGCACCAACATCCTCTCCGATGCCATTCACtaaaagcagaaacagtggATTTTCACACACCTCGTATCTGTAGACACTCCCATTTACACTACCATGTTAACAAGCATTACAAACATGAATAATGTAAATTAAATGGCTGGATTTAAACCCTCGTACCTGCAGCCACTTTGGTAACCTTTTCAGCGCTgactttgtttccttttcccttaGAGAGAGTGTACTCCACCGTGTCGCCCAGCTCCAAGTTCTCCAAGTCTCCACACATTTCACTTAGGAGACATCAGAGATTTGGATGTGAATTCAGACACTGGATGCCATTAACCAACTACTTCAAAGTCAGTCAAGGACTTAAACCTCTACCTGTAGTGGAAGAAAATCTCCTGGTCATGGTTTGCTGTCTCAATGAAGCCAAAGTTGTCCTTCAGTGTGGCAACAAATCCATGCAGTCTCTTGGCGTTGGAGGCATTGCGGTTGAGGACCCTGATGGAGACTGCACTCTGCTGGCCAGTTCGCTTCACTTCATTGATGGAGAACTCCACCTACAGGACAAATATTTATATGTCAGACACAGGGGGGAAGACAACGGGACTTCCATCTTCATTTAATTCAAGCAAAAGCAGTGAGTGCAGTGTCACTCAGATACCTTATCTCCAACTTGTGGGTGACCTCCTCCCTCCAGGTCCTTAGTATGATATGCCACAGTGAGCTTCACTCCACAGTCTTCATATGCAATAACTCCTTCCTCAGCTTCCTACAGAGtgcatcaaatcaaatctgcaTTATTCTGTCCAATATGGAGCATCACCAATTGTTGGTCCAGCAGCCCCCAGCAACTGTCTCATGAGTGCTGCACCTGCTCCTCAAGAAAACCGATACCGATGCCGCATTGATTCAATCAGATGATTTAAATTATATTAGTTGATGGTGTGCAGGTGGTGTTCACAAGCATACGAGAGGCACCGACATGTGCAATGCATCATTCTGTAGCAGCCTAGTTGGTTAGCATTCAGCTAGTCTACAGCAACAGCTCTCAGTTACAGCCTACAACATAGGGCTGCAGAATTACTCACCATCGTGGTTTCAACTATAGGGAACATTTGAGCAATACTCACAACATTTATTCTCCAGTTATTCAGTCACTGTctgaaccaatcacagcaccCAATTTACCAGCACTATTGTGTTACTAAGTATTAAAAACAATGTACCAATGATGGCCAGGCTGGTTGATCACAGAAAATGGAGTTTCATGATTCTTAATCTGTTCAATTACTTGTCATAATTGTGAATGCAAAGACATTTCTCATTGTAAATTCAAGGGCCAAACATGGATGCCATACTGGTCGTTGTGATTCTGGTTTCATTAACAATTGTGCAGCCCTACAGCGCACTGAATCAGTGGTGTCAGAGTCCATGTTTCTGAGAGTTAATTGGTGATCAAATACCATGCTGTCAAATAAGGGAGTAAGGGAGGCAATCAGTGGGCTGAAAGACTAACCTTTTCTACAACTTTACCCTTCAAAAataagagagacagacatcCATTAGACAGCAAGATGGGTCCACATCACATTTGTAAATACAATAGTCTTACACTGCATTATTTTTTGATTGCTGACTTTAGATTGCTCATCTATGGTCTAAGAATCAAGTCACTGTTCCTGAGACTAAATGTTAGTGGTCTCTATCATTTATTTGTGAGACTTCATTGAGGTGTCCTCATGCAGAACATCTAAGTCCTACCTTGTCTTTTTTCTAACCAACAAGGAGCATGAACAGGACGAAGTCAGTGGAGgagaaagcaaagagagaaattagaactaaaacaaaaaaaagggaaagagggTGATGTGATGATGTGGGTCGGGGGTGAACTATGAGGCCACTGTTTCAAATGCACAGGGGATATTTCCATGAACAATATTTATCAAAATTGTGCACAGTGATACCTTCTCCTTGCTCTTGGTGGGACTGGCATTCTTGTTGGTGGTTGCCACAACTTCTTTCTCTACCACACCCACAAAGCGCTGCTCAGACTGGGTATGGAAGGACACTGTGCCTTTAGGCAACTTCTTGATGCGCACTGCATGGTTCCTCTGAGCTGACAGCATATCCTGGCAATGATAGGGCATTTACTTTTAGCTTGTtattaacaaacaaacacagtgataaTGTGCCTTCGTAAGTAAGAATACAGAATACATACTTTAGTGAAAAGCTTACAAACAGGACCTACAGGCACAACAGTGAATTCCACTTCATCAGAGATGTGCAGTTGGCTCTCCTCTAGAACTTCACTGAAGTGAAAGAACATCCTGGCATCCCTATCCACACACTTAATGAAGCCAAAACCATCGCGTATAGCTGCAATCACCCCCTAGGAGAAGATCGGTAACACAAAGTTACTGTCTGAAAAGGCGTTCACTTCAGGTCAGTGAATATGGCAGCCCCATCCCTTTCTTTCATGTCTATAATGATACATTAGATATTATATACGATATATAGTACACTGACcacttcagagaaaaaaaaaccatgaATTTAATCTTTTGATTCACCATTTCACGGGTCTCCTTGGTGAAGTTAAAGGTATCTGGGAGGATGTCGATGTTGGTAGCCCTCTCCAGCTTGTCTCTGCGGTCAGTGGAGATGTTGAACTGTATGTGATCTCCCTCCAACAGGGTCACCTTGGACTTTGTGTCCTTCTCGCCAAATGGCAGCTCCTTGTCAGTGAAACCAATGCGGGCACTGATACGGCCTGGTAGCGGGTCATTCTGTGGAGGCAGAAAAGTCAAGATTTGTgacagtttttattttctgcagcaaaGTTCCCTGCTTGTTTTTCCAGCACTCCACTTTGCCAGACTTGTAATCTACTTACCTGGTTTTTGGTGGGAACCTTGGGAATGACCTTGACGACAGTGCCTTCAAACTGCTCAATGCTGATATCCTCAAAGATGACTGTTCCTTGGGGGAGCAGCCTCACGTCTGTGGCTACTTCTTTACCCTATGGCCACAAgaacacaaaatgtaaacaacCCTACATACCAAGTCAGGCGGGTCAGTTAAGAGTCACATGTGTCAAACTTGGTCAAAGGTGAATCTATCTTAAGTTCAAAAGTCACTCCAAGTATTTCTGGATGGTAGAGTTGAAGAGTGTGATGCCtacatttctgtctttgatgGTGAAATCAACGTCATCTCCAGCCTGCAGAGCCTCCAGATCACCCTTGAACTCACTGTAGTGAAAGAAGATCTCTTTCACCACATCGGCCCTCTCAATGAATCCAAAAGCCTCCTGAAAGACAACAAATGGTTCAACATAACAGGCACATTAACATACTGGGCAAAATGGGAGATCCAAGGCCTCAATGTCAAGAGTTCAATGGTTAACTTTACAggactaacaacaacaacagcctgGCTCACATTTAAGATTCCATTTGTAATGTAATTTACTCAATATATTATCAGGACAACAGCGGCATTTACCTTTGTAGCACACACCACACCCTGGCACCTCATTTGCTTTTTCTTCACAAGTTGAATATTACGAGCACTGACTGCACCAGTGCTGAAACACAAGAGcgaaaaatagaaaaatggaGTACAAGGTGGGAATTACAGTAACAGTACTGACATGACGTGAAGACTTACTGCTTGTTGGTCTCCATGTAAAAGCTGACTTTGTCGCCTGTGTCCAGGTGGATATTACCCTCCACATCATCAGGAGTGTAGGTAAGGTAGAACACCTCCTGTGGAAAATCACAACCCTGTCAAATTTTGTTAAAAAGGGATTCGGGCACACATATTAACCCAATGACTACTTCAAATTCAAGACCTGTTCTGAAGGGAGAGACTGCATATATATGAAGGACAGACAGCCGTGTGCAGTGGAGGCTGAAGATTTACCCAGTCACCTGGTGTGCCTGGTGCATGCAGACTGAGCCCTGCACTGCATATGGTTGCATATCATTTACATGGATTATCATAAATCATAACATGGAGGCAGGTGTAAGTCGGCATTTTGCAAAACCAGGCTAAGCATGGAACAACTAATTGAGTGTCGTCTGTACAAAATTGTCAAGAGTGGAATTAACATTCTGCCTCTCATGGATCAAGTGTGCTGTAATCCACACCACTTTTCTTACCCCGTTTCTTTCATAACAGACACTGCCAGTGGGCACCTGGCCGGGAGCAGACTTTCCATCCAAGTGCACTGGGATTGCTGAGACAACCTGCAGAAAAGGAGGAAATTGCAAGTGGAGGCAATTAACACACTGCCATGTCAACTGCAGGTCGAATGTTCATTGTTGTACATAGCccaaattaaaataaatcaggACGTgatggatgaagggatgaatGAAATGGCTGAATTGCAAGTGTCACAATAACGAGTATATCAAGTGTCAGATGTCGTGCACTGTCCACAGTTAGCAGAGTTGTATGTGCATGACTGTGCTACAGTGTGAGATCTGCACACGCTGTCAGGCCTCCTTAACGGCCTCTAGCATGTTGATGACCTGATTGAACATGATAGGGACAGAAGAAATCAGTGAGTGTGcggcttttgtttttttactctctccgctttattggtgctgctgtaaactgggatttccccttgtgggactaataaaggaatactcAATTGAATTGTGGAGTCTCACTGTGCTCTGTATGTACACAGATTAATTTTGTGACTACATTACAAGACAAGCACCGCCACTTACATTTAAGGAATTTTACCAGTGAGGCAATTTGCAAAAAGCTGCTGTGGCATGACTCCGCCTTCCCCCGACTGTGCTCAACTTAATgatgcagcagtcagactgacCAACTCTTTCCACTGCTGCACCCCAATGGCACATGTAAAATTTGCTTTGGTTTAACAGACTGACCAACTGAACTATATTAGTTGCTGTAACCATTCACAGAGAAAGTAATACCCTGCTGGGCAATTACATTGATTGCTTTGTTCAACAGACACTCAACAGCTCCAGCAAACATGCATATCAGCACAGCAAGCCAATCtgaaattcaaacattttctaatGTTCAAATTTTACAATGTACTTAAATGAACCCACCCTCCCGACccccaaaacaaaaaacacaatgggCCATATAAACGTTACATTGACAGACAAGGACAGAACCAAAAATAAAATGGTGTTCCTTAACTGGATGAATATAACCATGCAGCACAGTAAAGGGATAGGCGTGCAGGTCTGGCCCCACCTGGCCCGAGATGCGCTCCTCTGGCAGCACCTCTGGCTTTATCTTTAGCAGCTTCACTGCTATGGGCTTGCCAGTGCGCCTGTCAGAGGATACCTCAAACTCTACATCATCTgaggagacagaagcagaagaaaacacacttaGCACACTTTCAAATGATACAGGGATGGTTTAAATCTCCGTCATGTAGTGCTCTTCTCAACAACATGTGTGTGGGTTAAGTATTTATGATTAGTCCAAAGCCTCTCACCTCCTATTTTAAGCTCCTGCAGGTTGCCGTTGTACTGGGAACAGTGGAAGAAGAGACGAGCCTGACGTTCAGAGCACTGGATGAATCCATAAGAAGTCAGGAGCTTCTCCACCACACCAGTCTCTCTAATGCCAGGCCCTGTTCCATTGGCATATGCAGTGTGCCCATTATTATGGAGCATGCCTGGGTCAAAACTCATCTGGGGAAGAGGAGAAGTAAGTGTCACAATGCATCCAGTAGAGGATCAACATAAAGCAGACCAAGACAAAAAAGGCCACGGTTAATGTAGTGTTTGATGccaacctttaaaaaaaaaaaaagaaaagaaaaaagaaaatctaaatatttcaAACATGCAAGGTAGAGCAAACCAGAGGAAGTGGGGAGGGGGGAAAGCAAAGTAAAGCTACATCAGAGTCTTCTGGGGCTATGTGGTCATCAACAGAGGAGGACACATGTTGATAATGACTGGACAGAATTTCAGGAACACATACCATTGACTGGAGAAAATGAACACAATCACCACACTGTGTGGCGCTTCCTGGTGCCATGCACTCGAAGCTAAAATTCAATCAATTTATCAAGTGGTTTTAGTCCTAAATCACCAACAAACCTTTTCAGAGATCCCATGCAAATTCCATGGTTAGACAAACAAATGTTCACAAACCGCTCACCTCCCTCTACCAACCAACCATTGATTATACCGGAAGATTGATAAAAATTCACTTCTGAAAATCTGCCACTCCATCCTGGTTGAACGCGTTTTTCACACAACAAACCATGCTGTTAACGAAAGTCACATGACACAGCAGTCAGTGTGGGCACCACCGAACATGCCCGCTTACAGATCTCTGATACAAGGGAGTCCGCTTGTGTTTTTTACTTCCTGGATGAGGATGACAAGAGATGGAAGAGGAGCGTGGAATAGTCGTGGGACCAGTAGAGGTGGATGGGGCAGAGCCAGTGCTGCGAGCCACTGGAGGTTCAGAAGAGCCTCTTTCCATTTCTGACACTGTGGACAGGACTTGGATATGCTGTTGGGAGGATGCAACGGCTTTGAAAAGAAGTATAGCGATCCGCAGGCATCAAAATTTGTTTAGTTATTGCACAAAAACAGTCACTGTCCAGCATTTGGATACAAATATACAGCATCCTCAACTTGATCTTTCCAGTCTGCAGATGTTTCAATGGGACATCCAGTGTTCGCCCATGCACCAATTTTCGGAGGCTCAACATAAATACAGTTCACGACATCACAGCAATATACAACATGTGCTTCTCTGCGAAAAATTCTCCACTGCTATTTTACAGTTTAGGTCATcacaaccacaaccaccaccactgtTGCTATTACTACTACTCAACCCTGTGAGAAAATCCTGAgaccaaaacaccaaaaccatAAGGCCACTCAGTAACGATGGATCTGCTACCATGACAATCTCACATTACAGTATTGATCAATAGCACTAATAAGTGGTTTAAAACACTAGTGCGTTCGAACAGGTTGTGGCTTCACAGAGCAGGCAGATGAAAAACTAAAAGGATCGACCAGCTTCTGTGCGAAGCCAGTTAAGGGGGAGTGGTTTAAGTGCAGTGTCGCGAATGTTACTCAAGGTCAAGTAAAGTAAAACTACTGAAGATGGAGACAATGCAAATGACAGGTCAAATAGCGGTGCATCTACAGAGAGTTTGTGACAGGTTATGGGTTATGGGGGGGGTCCCAGAGCAGCCTCTCCTGTTAGACCC includes these proteins:
- the csde1 gene encoding cold shock domain-containing protein E1 isoform X13 — encoded protein: MGSPWKGFVEFTLPASPPTAFVSADLSSTSPVGLSLSPYGRSMSFDPGMLHNNGHTAYANGTGPGIRETGVVEKLLTSYGFIQCSERQARLFFHCSQYNGNLQELKIGDDVEFEVSSDRRTGKPIAVKLLKIKPEVLPEERISGQVVSAIPVHLDGKSAPGQVPTGSVCYERNGEVFYLTYTPDDVEGNIHLDTGDKVSFYMETNKHTGAVSARNIQLVKKKQMRCQGVVCATKEAFGFIERADVVKEIFFHYSEFKGDLEALQAGDDVDFTIKDRNGKEVATDVRLLPQGTVIFEDISIEQFEGTVVKVIPKVPTKNQNDPLPGRISARIGFTDKELPFGEKDTKSKVTLLEGDHIQFNISTDRRDKLERATNIDILPDTFNFTKETREMGVIAAIRDGFGFIKCVDRDARMFFHFSEVLEESQLHISDEVEFTVVPDMLSAQRNHAVRIKKLPKGTVSFHTQSEQRFVGVVEKEVVATTNKNASPTKSKEKGKVVEKEAEEGVIAYEDCGVKLTVAYHTKDLEGGGHPQVGDKVEFSINEVKRTGQQSAVSIRVLNRNASNAKRLHGFVATLKDNFGFIETANHDQEIFFHYSEMCGDLENLELGDTVEYTLSKGKGNKVSAEKVTKVAAVNGIGEDVGATVMMGKVIRPLRSVDPSQTEYQGLIEVTEEGGTKGQNYPFGIMGMANKADCLQKGELVKFQVCTVGQTGQKMACNVVPQRRAMVECVKDQFGFITYEVGESKKLFFHVKEVQDGLELQTGDEVEFSVVLNQRTGKCSACNVRRVSEGPKPVVTPRPDRLVNRLKSITLDDASAPRLVIVRQPRGPDNSKGFNVERKTRQPGVID
- the csde1 gene encoding cold shock domain-containing protein E1 isoform X8; this encodes MGSPWKGFVEFTLPASPPTAFVSADLSSTSPVGLSLSPYGRSMSFDPGMLHNNGHTAYANGTGPGIRETGVVEKLLTSYGFIQCSERQARLFFHCSQYNGNLQELKIGDDVEFEVSSDRRTGKPIAVKLLKIKPEVLPEERISGQVGPDLHAYPFTVLHGYIHPVVSAIPVHLDGKSAPGQVPTGSVCYERNGEVFYLTYTPDDVEGNIHLDTGDKVSFYMETNKHTGAVSARNIQLVKKKQMRCQGVVCATKEAFGFIERADVVKEIFFHYSEFKGDLEALQAGDDVDFTIKDRNGKEVATDVRLLPQGTVIFEDISIEQFEGTVVKVIPKVPTKNQNDPLPGRISARIGFTDKELPFGEKDTKSKVTLLEGDHIQFNISTDRRDKLERATNIDILPDTFNFTKETREMGVIAAIRDGFGFIKCVDRDARMFFHFSEVLEESQLHISDEVEFTVVPDMLSAQRNHAVRIKKLPKGTVSFHTQSEQRFVGVVEKEVVATTNKNASPTKSKEKGKVVEKEAEEGVIAYEDCGVKLTVAYHTKDLEGGGHPQVGDKVEFSINEVKRTGQQSAVSIRVLNRNASNAKRLHGFVATLKDNFGFIETANHDQEIFFHYSEMCGDLENLELGDTVEYTLSKGKGNKVSAEKVTKVAAVNGIGEDVGATVMMGKVIRPLRSVDPSQTEYQGLIEVTEEGGTKGQNYPFGIMGMANKADCLQKGELVKFQVCTVGQTGQKMACNVVPQRRAMVECVKDQFGFITYEVGESKKLFFHVKEVQDGLELQTGDEVEFSVVLNQRTGKCSACNVRRVSEGPKPVVTPRPDRLVNRLKSITLDDASAPRLVIVRQPRGPDNSKGFNVERKTRQPGVID
- the csde1 gene encoding cold shock domain-containing protein E1 isoform X18 — its product is MSFDPGMLHNNGHTAYANGTGPGIRETGVVEKLLTSYGFIQCSERQARLFFHCSQYNGNLQELKIGDDVEFEVSSDRRTGKPIAVKLLKIKPEVLPEERISGQVVSAIPVHLDGKSAPGQVPTGSVCYERNGEVFYLTYTPDDVEGNIHLDTGDKVSFYMETNKHTGAVSARNIQLVKKKQMRCQGVVCATKEAFGFIERADVVKEIFFHYSEFKGDLEALQAGDDVDFTIKDRNGKEVATDVRLLPQGTVIFEDISIEQFEGTVVKVIPKVPTKNQNDPLPGRISARIGFTDKELPFGEKDTKSKVTLLEGDHIQFNISTDRRDKLERATNIDILPDTFNFTKETREMGVIAAIRDGFGFIKCVDRDARMFFHFSEVLEESQLHISDEVEFTVVPVGPVCKLFTKDMLSAQRNHAVRIKKLPKGTVSFHTQSEQRFVGVVEKEVVATTNKNASPTKSKEKEAEEGVIAYEDCGVKLTVAYHTKDLEGGGHPQVGDKVEFSINEVKRTGQQSAVSIRVLNRNASNAKRLHGFVATLKDNFGFIETANHDQEIFFHYSEMCGDLENLELGDTVEYTLSKGKGNKVSAEKVTKVAAVNGIGEDVGATVMMGKVIRPLRSVDPSQTEYQGLIEVTEEGGTKGQNYPFGIMGMANKADCLQKGELVKFQVCTVGQTGQKMACNVVPQRRAMVECVKDQFGFITYEVGESKKLFFHVKEVQDGLELQTGDEVEFSVVLNQRTGKCSACNVRRVSEGPKPVVTPRPDRLVNRLKSITLDDASAPRLVIVRQPRGPDNSKGFNVERKTRQPGVID
- the csde1 gene encoding cold shock domain-containing protein E1 isoform X19 gives rise to the protein MSFDPGMLHNNGHTAYANGTGPGIRETGVVEKLLTSYGFIQCSERQARLFFHCSQYNGNLQELKIGDDVEFEVSSDRRTGKPIAVKLLKIKPEVLPEERISGQVVSAIPVHLDGKSAPGQVPTGSVCYERNGEVFYLTYTPDDVEGNIHLDTGDKVSFYMETNKHTGAVSARNIQLVKKKQMRCQGVVCATKEAFGFIERADVVKEIFFHYSEFKGDLEALQAGDDVDFTIKDRNGKEVATDVRLLPQGTVIFEDISIEQFEGTVVKVIPKVPTKNQNDPLPGRISARIGFTDKELPFGEKDTKSKVTLLEGDHIQFNISTDRRDKLERATNIDILPDTFNFTKETREMGVIAAIRDGFGFIKCVDRDARMFFHFSEVLEESQLHISDEVEFTVVPDMLSAQRNHAVRIKKLPKGTVSFHTQSEQRFVGVVEKEVVATTNKNASPTKSKEKEAEEGVIAYEDCGVKLTVAYHTKDLEGGGHPQVGDKVEFSINEVKRTGQQSAVSIRVLNRNASNAKRLHGFVATLKDNFGFIETANHDQEIFFHYSEMCGDLENLELGDTVEYTLSKGKGNKVSAEKVTKVAAVNGIGEDVGATVMMGKVIRPLRSVDPSQTEYQGLIEVTEEGGTKGQNYPFGIMGMANKADCLQKGELVKFQVCTVGQTGQKMACNVVPQRRAMVECVKDQFGFITYEVGESKKLFFHVKEVQDGLELQTGDEVEFSVVLNQRTGKCSACNVRRVSEGPKPVVTPRPDRLVNRLKSITLDDASAPRLVIVRQPRGPDNSKGFNVERKTRQPGVID